The Pseudomonas asiatica genome has a segment encoding these proteins:
- the proX gene encoding glycine betaine/L-proline ABC transporter substrate-binding protein ProX has product MHESKFSRSILKCATALTLVAAALGAHASAEKPGEGVKVTPIFPSIAEERFRGEVAMEGLRELGYKVQEPKETEYGVMMVALANGDVDFTVHLWDKLHNQFYQQAGGDDVMVKTGDILPGVAQGYLIDKKTADQYNIKYITDLKKPEIAKLFDTDGDGKADMTGCNPGWGCELVIAHHMKAYDLDKSITVNQGSYFALMADTITRYKEGKPIFYFTWVPQWIASVLVEGRDVVWLEVPKTDLPDGKNDVDTMYHGKNLGFAIDKVVAVLNKDFAEENPAALKFLSLVQISTDDESNQNLKMQQGEKKPADITRHAKEWVAAHRQQFDQWLQASRDAAAQAGK; this is encoded by the coding sequence ATGCACGAATCCAAGTTCTCCCGCAGCATCCTCAAATGCGCCACTGCGCTGACCCTGGTGGCAGCCGCGCTGGGCGCGCACGCCTCGGCCGAAAAACCGGGGGAGGGCGTGAAGGTTACGCCGATCTTCCCCTCCATCGCCGAAGAGCGCTTCCGTGGCGAAGTGGCCATGGAAGGCCTGCGCGAGCTGGGCTACAAGGTCCAGGAGCCGAAGGAGACCGAGTACGGCGTGATGATGGTGGCCCTGGCCAACGGCGACGTCGACTTCACCGTGCACCTGTGGGACAAACTGCACAACCAGTTCTACCAGCAGGCCGGTGGTGACGACGTGATGGTCAAGACTGGCGACATCCTGCCGGGCGTGGCCCAAGGCTACCTGATCGACAAGAAAACCGCTGACCAGTACAACATCAAGTACATCACCGACCTCAAAAAGCCAGAGATCGCCAAGCTGTTCGACACCGACGGTGACGGCAAGGCTGACATGACCGGTTGCAACCCGGGCTGGGGTTGCGAGCTGGTGATTGCCCACCACATGAAAGCCTACGACCTGGACAAGAGCATCACCGTCAACCAGGGCTCCTACTTCGCGCTGATGGCCGACACCATCACCCGTTACAAGGAAGGCAAGCCGATCTTCTACTTCACCTGGGTGCCACAGTGGATCGCCAGCGTGCTGGTCGAGGGCAGGGACGTGGTCTGGCTGGAAGTGCCGAAGACCGACCTGCCGGATGGCAAGAATGATGTCGACACGATGTACCACGGCAAAAACCTCGGCTTTGCCATCGACAAGGTGGTGGCCGTGCTGAACAAGGACTTTGCCGAAGAGAACCCGGCAGCGCTGAAGTTCCTGTCGCTGGTGCAGATCAGCACCGACGACGAGAGCAACCAGAACCTGAAGATGCAGCAGGGCGAGAAGAAGCCTGCCGACATCACCCGCCATGCCAAGGAATGGGTAGCGGCGCACCGCCAGCAGTTCGACCAGTGGCTGCAAGCCTCCCGTGACGCTGCGGCCCAGGCTGGCAAGTAA
- the proW gene encoding glycine betaine/L-proline ABC transporter permease ProW has protein sequence MSEFSILDPFQAATIPLGDWVTATLNFLVHNFREVFRAIRWPIDQVLNGIEFTLQSIPPTIGIILSSLLGWQLAGKRMAVLCFVTLTLLGLIGVWAESMTTLALVLTSVFFCAVIGIPLGILCARSDRLERIIRPLLDAMQTLPAFVYLVPVVMLFGIGNVPGVLVTIVFALPPLVRLTNLGIRQVPDDKIEAARAFGCTPRQMLTRVQLPLATSTIMAGLNQTLMLSLSMVVIASMISVGGLGQMVLRGIGRLDMGLATVGGVGLVLLAIFLDRLTQAMGARTSADPSLRWYHTGPVGVVMRLCGVAQPQGRRKTA, from the coding sequence ATGTCCGAATTCAGCATTCTCGACCCGTTCCAGGCGGCCACCATCCCCTTGGGCGACTGGGTCACCGCCACCCTGAACTTCCTGGTGCACAACTTCCGCGAGGTGTTCCGCGCCATCCGCTGGCCGATCGACCAGGTGCTCAATGGCATCGAGTTCACCCTGCAGAGCATCCCACCCACCATCGGCATCATCCTCTCCTCGCTGCTGGGCTGGCAGCTGGCCGGCAAGCGCATGGCCGTGCTGTGCTTCGTCACCCTCACCCTGCTAGGGCTGATCGGCGTATGGGCCGAATCCATGACCACCCTCGCGCTGGTGCTAACCTCGGTGTTCTTCTGCGCGGTCATCGGCATACCGCTGGGCATCCTGTGTGCCCGCAGCGACCGCCTGGAGCGCATCATCCGCCCGCTGCTCGACGCCATGCAGACCCTGCCGGCCTTCGTCTACCTGGTACCGGTGGTGATGCTGTTCGGCATCGGCAACGTGCCCGGCGTGCTGGTAACCATCGTGTTCGCCTTGCCGCCACTGGTGCGCCTGACCAACCTGGGCATTCGCCAGGTGCCGGATGACAAGATCGAGGCCGCCCGTGCCTTCGGCTGCACCCCACGGCAGATGCTGACCCGCGTGCAGCTGCCGCTGGCCACCTCGACCATCATGGCCGGCCTCAACCAGACCCTGATGCTGTCGCTGTCGATGGTGGTGATCGCCTCGATGATTTCCGTCGGCGGCCTGGGCCAGATGGTCCTGCGCGGTATCGGCCGCCTCGACATGGGCCTGGCCACGGTCGGTGGCGTAGGGCTGGTGCTGCTGGCGATCTTCCTTGACCGCCTGACCCAGGCCATGGGCGCCCGCACCAGCGCCGACCCGAGCCTGCGCTGGTACCACACCGGCCCGGTAGGCGTGGTCATGCGCCTGTGTGGCGTGGCGCAACCGCAAGGGCGGCGCAAGACCGCCTGA